The Ochotona princeps isolate mOchPri1 chromosome 17, mOchPri1.hap1, whole genome shotgun sequence genome segment TCCTCAGACTAGGCCCCAGAAAACCAGCTGCTCCCACCCTCTACGTCCCTGCATCTTCCTTGCTGTCCTACCTAGGGGTTGGGGACTGGGAGTGGAGGGTTGCTGGCAGTGGCTGGAGAGCCTGGGACGCACtctggccaggcagggccagctcTGCTGCGGATACCCATAATTGCACTGCCTGTCACTCCTGGAGCCGCTATCTGTCTGCACAGCTGACCCCACACACCCGCCATTATATTGGTTCCTGTTGGGGCTGCAGAGCCTCATCACTTATACATGCAGCCGGGAGCGGCTGGCTGTGCCGGGGAGGGATAGAGATGGGTCTCCTCTTCCTCAGCCACTGCCTTTGCAGAGCTGCCTCAGCTGTCCATGCATCTGGGATGAGCAGCTGGCTCCACTGACCAGGCTGGGTGGGGAGGACACCGGAGTATCGTGTAGGTCCTGGGAACCCCTCTCTGACCCAAGGGCTCCCTGTGGTCCTCTCCTCAGGAGATGGTTCTGGGGAGGAGCCCTCCCCAACCTGAGacctgggcagcacccagctttgGCATGGATGTGGCACCGGCTCTTTGCCtgtcacagctcaagttctgatCTCCCATATGGCCCTGCTCCCAAAGGGACTGTGATTACAGAAAGTGTTCCCCTGCAGGATCTCTAAGCGTcctgctgggattcaaactacTTCAAGGCACATGAAACCAGCTTCGTCTTTCAGCCCTCAAAGATGATGGGATTTCCTCCTGACAAGCTGGCAGCCCATCATCTGGGCCTGGGGAGCCCATCTTTGCCTTCCAGCGACCcagcctctctcccttcctctaccCCCCAGGATTAGCCGCCCACTGGAAACCGCCACTTCCTGGGATGCAGCTGACCTGCTCTCCAACTCTGACCCTCCCTGGAGAAGCTGCCAGAGCCTGGGGCTGGAGGGGTTGGGGCAAGCTACTTAACCCCTTGGAGCCTTGGCCTCCTCACCTCCATTCTGGAGATGATAATCTGATCCTTTCCGCCTTTGGTGAGGAGTAAATGATATGAGGGTGGCTTAACTTGGACACCTCCTGGAGTGGCATGCAGCTTAGCAGTTAAGTCTTGGCTTGgcacacctgcatcctgtatcccagctctgcttctcactgcagctccctgctaaggtgcagtctgaggagggcagcagctgatggtttAAGTagtcacctggctcctggcttcagcctggcccaacttcaGTGATTGCAggtatttggcaagtgaaccagtggatgagaacaCTACcacactttttctctctccccttttccctctcAAAATAaggacattaaaaaataaatgtacagacccggcacagtagcctagtggctaaagtccttgtctttcatgcacaaggatccatatgggtgcaggttttgatcctggcagtcctgcttcccatctagctccctgcttgtggcctgggggagcagtcaaggatggcccaaagctttgagaccctgcacccacatgggagacccggaagaagctcctggctcatggctttggattggctcagctccagctgttgcggctgcttgaggagtgaatcatcagatggaagatcttcctgtctttcctcctctctacatgtctgtttaataaaaacaaaataaatctttaaaataaataaatgaataaatttacatCACCTCCTCCAGCGAGTTCCCCATGATTCCCCACTTTCTAAGGAACTGGGCTGGCACTGCTGAGTGCTTCCCTTGCAGTGTGCTTATTTCCTGGCCGTGAACTTGTCAGGTTAGGTAGCAATCATTTGTTCAGGTTCCAGTGATATCCCATAAACTATATGAGGTCAGAAGCCTCTTTTGACTCATCATCACATTCTGTGATAACAAGGGCAGTTGTAGCCCCAGCGTGGTGggctagtggctggggtccttgccttgaaagcgcccagatcccatatgggcaccagttctaatcccagcagccctgcttccatttccatccagctctctgctgatggcctgggaaagcctcgggaccctgcacctgcatgggagacctggaggaagttcctggctcctggcttcggactggcactactctggccattgcagtcacttggggagtaaatcattggatggaagatctttctctatgtctctcttcctctccgtatatctaactttgcaatttaaaaaagaaagaaacaagaggagTGGTTGGTAGTCAATTAGCATATGTTTACAGGACAGACAGGGTGGATGTGAGAGTGCCTCCACTGTGGAGCCTGCTTGGATTTATCTAGGCAGGGCATTCTTGCTTTGTGCCTTCCCCACACCTAGCACAGACCTCCACCCTGGGGTGAGATTCCTCAGCTATGAAACTGGAAAGAATACCACCTACATCATGTTGTTTTCCTAGTAAATGGCCTCTGTCTTGTAGTGGGTTTAGATCTGCAGTAACAGTTCATTAAGTTGAGCTGAGAGAATCCAGACAATGCTTAGAACAGGATGTTGCACTTAGTAAGGGCTCAGAAACATTAACTGCAGCAACGACCACAGCTTTGGCTACATCACCACAGCTACCTGACAGGGCCTAGCTAGGTGCTCTCAGTGACCATGGAAATACTTGGATGCAGATTGCTGATGGTGAGTCAGGGCACTGCCCTCTCTTTCCCACTAACACACCCAGGTGGCACCCCAACACAGATTCTTACACATCCATGCCCCCACATGTCCACTCAAAGGATCCTGAAGGACCTGGAGGCAGCCTCAGGGGGTTTCTAGAGCCAGCCTAGCCTAAGTAGAGTCTCACCTGCCCATTCACCTGGACTCTCCACAAACACCCTCAATGCCCAGcatcccagccccacccctggggtGACAACAGCTGTTAGGAGCAGCCCCTCACACACAAGGCAGTTCAAAGTCAcatcagccctggctgctgcctggccttaGCGGGagctcttcctgcttcctgctggggggCTGAGAATCTGAGGGCTCCTGGCCTGGGCAGACTGGAAGCCCCAACTGCAGGGTCCCTCCCTCTCATTAGTTCTCCCTCTCAAGCTGCAAGCCCAGGCCTGTGGCAGCCCTCCAGTGCCACGCCAGGTCATTTGTAAGGAAGTGTGTTTGGGAGGCGGGGAGCCCAAGGTGTGAGCCTTCTGGTCCTGAGAGAAATGGTTTGAGCAGCTACTAATTCACTGGGAGCATAGGGTAGGACAGACCGAGTCCAGGGTCTAATTATAACCACCCTCTATTCCAAGGAGGACATTTGGACCTCACAGGTTAGATTTACCTAAAAGCACCTGGTGGGATTGGCAAGCAAGTCTAATTTCAGCAGCTTCCATCTTTTTAGAGAAGGGGGGCATATGGAGGAGGCTTTGGGTATGAAGCTGGGGAGACTCGGGCCTCAAGGCAGTATCTACTCCCCTATCAGTCAGCTCCTCATCTCCTAGGAGAAGGGGCGCTGGGCGTCAGGGCTAGGGTGGTCTGGATCTGGGCGGCCGGGGAGGGAGTTTGCGCTGCAGCCCGAGGAGGAGGCACCGATCCGGTGGCCCAGGCTCGCCGGCCAAGATGGCTGTTAATTAAAGTGCTGGCACCAGCTCCTCGCTGCAAAGTTTGAAGCCGTTATTTTCCACTCCAGCGAAGCGGGGAGAATCCGGCTGGGCTGACAGAGACACCGCACGGCGCCGGGGGAGTGGGCGCGCTTTCGGGGCGGGGGCGCGGCGCGGGGTGGGTGCCCGCGTGCACGAACCTCCTGGGGAGGGACACAGTCCGCACCGGGGACCGCGCACTTGCCCCTCCTCGGGATCCTGGGGTCCCTGGGCAAACCGACCGCTGTTGGGGAGCTCTCTCTGCCGCAGCCTGGAGAGGTCCAGCCTCTCGGAGCTCggagccacctgccacctgcacctCCGGCGAGGCTCCGCTGCTTGGAGGCTGGAGGCGGGCAGGGCTGGGAGCGAGGCTGCGAGctggaatcctggctcctccactccaCTCCCGAGTTGTGTGACTCTGGGCAAATTTCTGAAGTTCCTGGCGCCTCGGCCAGCCcgtcatctgtgaaatgagaatCCTGACGGGCTTTTTTACTGCTGGATATATGGGGAGATCAAGTTCGAGTGCGGAACGCGGCTGGGGAGCGCTCGCACAGGACCTGGTGCTCTGGGGGGAGACTCGAAGGAAAGCGTGAGAATGCCCTCCACGCCAAGCTCTGGTCAGATGTCAGTAATGGCCTCGTCCTCCCGAGGTCACTGCCCCATCGGCCGCCTAAGCGCTCCCGTCCCCACAGCCTGGGGGGTCGGTCAGCAGGGAGGCGCGCGAGGGGCCTCCCGGGACAGGTGTCCTTTCCCACTGCCGCCGGCCAGGGCCCTCCCTGGTGGGCCCCACATAGGAAGGGGACAGCAGTAGAACCGCAAAAGCTGTGCTTCAAAAAATATGACAGATACGCTGATGGAAGCCGACACGTTTCAGTTTATGCAACCCAAACATTTTGCTGCGCTAAAGCAAGAGGGCCGTGTACAGCCCCGCGGGGAGAGGAGTTGGGGGACTTTGgcggtggagggagggagaagaggaccCGAGGAGCTGCTGAgaccagtctctcctctctgaggcTTCGAAAGGGGACCACTCCTCACCGCCCCCCAGAACTAATTGGTGCCAGTCGGTCCGCAGAAATGAAGTGGGGCTGCCCATCCTCTTGGGATTCTCATTTCTCCCTTGGTCCAGAAGCAGACAGGGAAATGGGCAGGAAGATGGGGGAAGGGGGTCAGCTGCGCACTGAGGAAGGGGTTGCGGATCCTTCCCCCTCTTGGGAGAAGGCGGGTCGGACGTTCAGTCAGGGCGTCCCGCACTCGGGATCCCGCTGGGCACCCTGAGCGCACGGCCCTGTCAGACAGCGGGCTGAGGGGCCCGCCTCCCGCTCCTTCCTTGGTCTTCCCCAGCGGTTCCGCTCGGAACTCTCCCTTTGGTCCTTCTCTCCAGCGCTTTGTTCTCCGCAGTCCCCCGGGCGCTCCCCTAACTCTTCCGCCTGCAGAGGGTCGTGGCCCCTAGTGGCTCCCCTCAGGCCCTGCGTCTTCCTCGGAACTGACTCTCGCCTCCTCGAATCCCCTCAGGGCTCTCCATTCCCTCTCAGGTTCCTGCCCGACTCCCCTCAGCGTCCCTCGTTTCTCTCCGagtccagccccctccccagatCCCAGTCTCGGTCTCCCGCGGCCCTGGCAGACCCCGCCCCCTCTCCATAGTCCCCgcccctctgcccaccccctccctgaCTCCCGCGGCCCCATTGGGCGCCGGCCCCGCCCGCAGTCCCACCCCTCGCGCTGGGCGAGCCGCTTGGAGCGGGTGGGCGGGACCGGCGGAGGGCGCGGCGAGGCGCGAGGTGGGAGGTGGCGGCCGCAAGGCTCAGTCCGGCCGCGCAGCGGGAGGGAGGCGCGAGGCCAGAGCCCACGGCTGGGCTCCGCAGCGCACCGAGCACAGCGCGGTGCCCGGGACCCGGCCCCATGTCCGCAGCCCCGCCGGACCGCCTTTGAGCGCGGGGCCCCCGGCCCGCGCGCCCCCAGCCCGTCGGCACCATTGCCCCGACGGCGCGGCCCGGCGGCCCGGCGCTGCCCAGGCTCCGCGCCGGCCGGAAGACGCTGCTGGCGGCCGCGGCGGGCGTGGTgatgctgctggtgctggtggtgctgatccCCGTGCTGGTGAGCTCGGGCGGTCCAGACGGCCACTATGAGATGCTGGGCACCTGCCGCATGGTGTGCGACCCGTACCCCGCGAGGGGCCCCGGCGCCGGCGCGCGACCCGACGGTGGCGACGCCTTGAGCGAGCAGAGCGGCGCGCCTCCGCcctccacgctggtgcagggcccCCAGGGGAAACCGGGTCGCCCCGGCAAGCCAGGACCCCCAGGGCCTCCCGGGGACCCAGGCCCTCCCGGTCCTGTGGGGCCTCCCGGGGAAAGGGGTGAACCAGGCAAGCCAGGCCTCCCCGGGCTGCCCGGCACGGGGGGCAGCGGCGCCATCAGCACAGCCACCTACACCACGGTGCCGCGTGTGGCCTTCTACGCCGGCCTCAAGAATCCTCATGAGGGTTACGAAGTGCTCAAGTTTGACGATGTGGTCACCAACCTAGGCAACAACTACGATGCAGCCAGCGGCAAGTTTACTTGCAACATTCCCGGCACCTACTTTTTCACCTACCACGTCCTCATGCGCGGCGGCGATGGCACCAGCATGTGGGCAGACCTCTGCAAGAACGGTCAGGTGGGCCAGGCGGGACGTGAGGCTGGCCGGGTGGTAGGGCGCCCAGGGCTAACGCTAACGCAGGGTGGGAGCAGAGGAAGCGTCCCCCTGGGCGAGAGCAGGTGGTGAACACACCGGCCCCGCGTTCGCGTTCGGGTGACCCGGCGCTGGCAGGGCGCAGGTTGTCAGAGCACAGGGCTCCAGGGTGGGGCGCGCAACTGGCTGCTGGGGGCTTGACTCTTGTAGAGATTCAGGCTGCTACAAGGGGTGGTAAGGGGAGGGGGCAAGGAAGGGGCGTGTGGCGCCAGCTGGGAGAGACAGCCTTGGTGCTCACGGTGGTTGGTGGGTTGCTATGCGGGCAATCAGAGAAGGCAGGAAGTGTCTAAGGCACAAAGGGAGTCGGAGCTGGCCCTGGCAGAGCCTTGGGCGCCACTGGGTCAGTCTGACACCTTTTGCAGAATTTGGGACTGCCAGCGCCATCCCACTGTGTCAGCTACCT includes the following:
- the C1QL1 gene encoding C1q-related factor; protein product: MLLVLVVLIPVLVSSGGPDGHYEMLGTCRMVCDPYPARGPGAGARPDGGDALSEQSGAPPPSTLVQGPQGKPGRPGKPGPPGPPGDPGPPGPVGPPGERGEPGKPGLPGLPGTGGSGAISTATYTTVPRVAFYAGLKNPHEGYEVLKFDDVVTNLGNNYDAASGKFTCNIPGTYFFTYHVLMRGGDGTSMWADLCKNGQVRASAIAQDADQNYDYASNSVILHLDVGDEVFIKLDGGKAHGGNSNKYSTFSGFIIYSD